GCGTGTCGGCCATTTCCACTTCGGCTTGTGGGGCCGATGAGAACTCTACCTCCGTCTGTTCGGGCTGGGCCTGCACTGGCGCAAGGCCTGCCGTGGTGCCAAGTATAAAGCACCACACGGCCAGTATTCTAAACAGTTTCATATAAGCGTTGTCTGATTAATTCCAATCTTGATTTCACGTTCACGATCCAGATGCCGAGCAGTGTCCAGCCCAGCACGGCCGGGTAAAACACCAGGCGCAGACTGCTATCCATGTCGTAGGCGTTAAAGCCAGGGTTGCCGCCGTTGCCGGGGTGCAGCGAATCGGTGAG
Above is a window of Pontibacter akesuensis DNA encoding:
- a CDS encoding CcmD family protein, whose translation is MKLFRILAVWCFILGTTAGLAPVQAQPEQTEVEFSSAPQAEVEMADTLRRDGKIYVVVIVLLTVMVGMILYLVSLDRKVSKLEKQMRE